In Serratia marcescens subsp. marcescens ATCC 13880, a single genomic region encodes these proteins:
- a CDS encoding amino acid aminotransferase: MFEKITAAPADPILGLTDIFRADARPNKINLGIGVYKDETGKTPVLTSVKKAEQYLLENETTKNYLGIEGIPAFASCTQELLFGKESPIVTNRRARTAQTPGGTGGLRVAADFIANQTSAKRIWISNPSWPNHKNVFSAVGLEVLEYAYYDAANHALDFDGLLNSLKQAQAGDVVLFHGCCHNPTGIDPTAEQWAQLAELSVANGWLPLFDFAYQGFANGLEEDAQGLRIFAAKHQELIVASSYSKNFGLYNERVGACTIVAADAETADRAFSQVKAAIRANYSNPPSHGAAVVATILGNDALRAMWEQELTDMRQRIHRMRQLFVNTLQEKGAQQDFSFIIQQNGMFSFSGLTKEQVLRLREEFGVYAVNSGRVNVAGMTPDNMAPLCEAIVAVL; this comes from the coding sequence ATGTTTGAAAAAATCACCGCCGCACCCGCCGACCCGATCCTGGGCCTGACCGACATTTTCCGCGCCGACGCCCGCCCGAATAAAATCAATTTAGGGATTGGCGTTTATAAAGACGAAACCGGCAAAACCCCGGTGCTGACCAGCGTAAAAAAAGCTGAACAGTATCTGCTGGAAAACGAGACCACCAAAAACTATCTCGGCATTGAAGGCATCCCGGCGTTTGCCAGCTGCACGCAAGAGCTGCTGTTCGGTAAAGAGAGCCCGATCGTCACCAATCGTCGCGCGCGCACCGCGCAGACGCCAGGCGGCACCGGCGGCCTGCGCGTGGCGGCAGACTTTATCGCCAACCAGACCAGCGCCAAGCGCATCTGGATCAGCAACCCAAGCTGGCCGAACCACAAGAACGTCTTTAGCGCCGTTGGCCTGGAAGTGCTGGAGTACGCCTACTACGACGCTGCCAACCACGCGCTGGATTTTGACGGCCTGCTGAACAGCCTGAAACAGGCTCAGGCCGGGGATGTCGTGTTGTTCCACGGCTGCTGCCATAACCCGACCGGTATCGATCCAACGGCGGAACAGTGGGCACAACTGGCTGAGCTTTCCGTCGCCAATGGCTGGCTGCCGCTGTTCGACTTCGCCTACCAAGGCTTCGCCAACGGTCTGGAAGAGGATGCGCAGGGGCTGCGTATTTTCGCCGCCAAACATCAAGAGCTGATCGTCGCCAGCTCCTACTCGAAAAACTTCGGCCTGTACAATGAGCGCGTCGGCGCTTGCACCATTGTAGCTGCCGATGCCGAAACCGCCGATCGCGCCTTCAGCCAAGTGAAGGCGGCCATTCGCGCCAACTACTCCAACCCGCCGTCACACGGCGCGGCCGTTGTCGCCACCATTCTGGGCAACGACGCCCTGCGCGCGATGTGGGAGCAGGAGCTGACCGACATGCGCCAGCGCATTCACCGCATGCGTCAGCTGTTCGTGAACACCCTGCAGGAGAAAGGCGCACAACAGGACTTCAGCTTCATCATCCAGCAGAATGGCATGTTCTCATTCAGCGGCCTGACCAAAGAACAGGTGCTGCGTCTGCGTGAAGAGTTCGGCGTATACGCCGTGAACTCGGGCCGGGTGAACGTGGCCGGCATGACCCCGGACAACATGGCGCCGCTGTGTGAAGCCATCGTCGCCGTGCTCTAA
- a CDS encoding GGDEF domain-containing protein, translated as MKIKYAIYFFTLCLMTSFSLFIVDELLEAHTDYRDNQLNLYKIDRAKEISEAFQAALLAHRLKRLSLIDPQITRAQCLAADRVARERITRIREHLDDEVARQLGVRQKIAALSMIALMEQLLDNDNLQLSQVNNTNANLFNINSAYYISQTSKSYYRYTYDTRMVDTDSFMFLEAIRLNNRLNMSLTELSDQIIDVNVSQLVRKDAYLKSIQLTGVLNALSTRLIFMKINYDDGQITNIVNALLAQVSAERLQQITNGLYTAIDTHKPYPTALISRYVDDVSGLSQALYQRSFELETLASRHKIYDSQTTIYGMIALAGLVVLLFILPALVFCTSINRWLTKTHNNIVRLSRGEMNIDRNDAFYSQELIAISDAIQQLRQYQLDKVSLESEKQLLIKELEASSFLDPLTNIYNRRKFFLECQLLGNASYPQAFCLIDIDNFKQLNDSYGHDVGDRALVAFGHLLQRAFRASDIFCRYGGEEFAVLLGNCSLDNARDIMEQLRARTHRLTLNLADGRQVRFTTSCGIAPVSAFAALQAAIKQADEALYFCKKNGKDRVSVHTQAGFI; from the coding sequence ATGAAAATTAAATACGCAATCTATTTTTTTACCCTGTGCCTGATGACTTCCTTCTCTCTGTTCATCGTCGATGAGCTGCTCGAAGCCCATACCGACTACCGCGACAACCAGTTGAACCTGTACAAAATCGATCGCGCCAAAGAAATTTCCGAAGCCTTTCAGGCTGCGTTGCTGGCTCATCGCCTCAAACGATTGAGCCTGATCGATCCGCAAATCACCCGTGCGCAATGTTTAGCCGCCGATCGGGTGGCACGCGAGAGAATCACCCGGATCCGCGAACATCTGGACGATGAGGTCGCCAGACAGCTCGGGGTGCGGCAAAAAATCGCCGCGCTGTCGATGATCGCGTTGATGGAGCAGCTGCTGGATAATGACAACCTGCAGCTTTCGCAGGTCAATAACACCAACGCCAATCTGTTCAACATCAACAGCGCCTATTACATCTCGCAAACCAGCAAGAGTTATTACCGTTACACCTACGATACCCGGATGGTGGATACCGACTCCTTTATGTTTCTCGAGGCCATCCGTCTCAATAACCGGTTAAATATGTCATTGACGGAATTGAGCGATCAGATTATCGACGTCAACGTCAGCCAGCTCGTTCGCAAAGACGCCTATCTGAAGTCCATTCAGCTGACCGGCGTGCTGAACGCGCTGAGCACCCGATTGATCTTCATGAAGATCAACTACGACGATGGACAAATCACCAACATCGTCAATGCGTTGCTCGCCCAGGTGTCCGCTGAGCGCCTCCAGCAGATTACCAATGGGCTGTATACCGCTATCGATACCCATAAGCCCTACCCCACAGCGCTTATTTCTCGCTATGTCGACGATGTGAGCGGGCTTTCGCAGGCGCTGTATCAACGCAGTTTCGAATTGGAAACCCTCGCCTCGCGCCACAAGATTTACGACAGCCAGACGACCATTTACGGCATGATCGCACTCGCCGGCCTGGTGGTTTTGCTGTTCATTTTGCCGGCGTTGGTGTTCTGCACCAGCATCAACCGCTGGTTGACCAAGACCCACAACAATATCGTGCGGCTGTCGCGCGGCGAGATGAATATCGATCGCAACGACGCCTTCTACAGCCAGGAATTGATCGCCATCAGCGACGCCATTCAGCAGCTCAGGCAATACCAGCTGGACAAGGTCTCGCTGGAGAGCGAGAAACAACTGCTGATTAAAGAGCTCGAGGCCTCTTCCTTCCTCGATCCGCTCACCAATATCTACAACCGCCGTAAATTCTTCCTTGAATGTCAACTGCTGGGCAACGCCAGCTACCCGCAGGCCTTTTGCCTGATCGACATCGACAATTTCAAACAACTCAACGACAGCTACGGCCACGACGTGGGTGACCGGGCGCTGGTGGCATTCGGCCACTTGCTGCAACGCGCGTTCCGCGCCAGCGACATCTTCTGCCGCTATGGCGGCGAAGAGTTCGCGGTGCTGCTGGGCAACTGTTCGTTGGACAACGCGCGGGACATCATGGAGCAATTGCGCGCACGTACTCATCGCCTGACGCTAAATCTGGCCGACGGACGGCAAGTGCGTTTCACCACCAGCTGCGGCATCGCGCCGGTCAGCGCGTTCGCCGCGCTGCAGGCGGCAATCAAACAGGCGGACGAAGCGCTCTATTTTTGCAAAAAGAACGGCAAGGATCGGGTCAGCGTGCATACCCAGGCCGGCTTTATCTGA
- the ompC gene encoding porin OmpC, whose amino-acid sequence MMKRNILAVVIPALLAAGAANAAEIYNKDGNKLDLYGKVDGLHYFSKDKGNDGDQTYVRFGFKGETQITDQLTGYGQWEYNVQANHAESQGTEGTKTRLGFAGLKFADYGSFDYGRNYGVLYDVEGWTDMLPEFGGDTYTYSDNFMTGRTNGVATYRNNNFFGLVDGLNFAVQYQGKNQNDSRALKKQNGDGWGISSTYDIGEGVSFGAAYASSSRTNDQKDLSTADGKKADAWTVGAKYDANNVYLAAMYAETRNMTPYGESDFSIANKTQNFEVTAQYQFDFGLRPEVSYLQSKGKDLAGRTANNARFNGGDADLVKYVSVGTTYYFNKNMSTYVDYKINLLDDNEFTKANGIATDDIVGVGLVYQF is encoded by the coding sequence ATGATGAAGCGCAACATTCTTGCAGTGGTTATCCCGGCTCTGTTGGCTGCTGGTGCAGCAAACGCAGCTGAAATCTACAACAAAGACGGCAACAAGCTGGATCTGTACGGCAAAGTTGACGGTCTGCACTACTTCTCCAAAGACAAAGGTAATGACGGCGATCAGACCTATGTTCGTTTCGGCTTCAAAGGTGAAACTCAGATTACTGACCAACTGACCGGTTACGGCCAGTGGGAATACAACGTCCAGGCTAACCACGCCGAATCTCAGGGCACCGAAGGCACCAAAACCCGTCTGGGCTTCGCCGGTCTGAAATTCGCTGACTACGGCTCCTTCGACTACGGCCGTAACTACGGCGTACTGTACGACGTGGAAGGCTGGACCGATATGCTGCCAGAGTTCGGTGGCGATACTTATACCTACTCCGACAACTTCATGACCGGCCGTACCAACGGCGTTGCGACCTATCGTAACAACAACTTCTTCGGTCTGGTTGACGGTCTGAACTTCGCCGTTCAGTACCAGGGTAAAAACCAGAACGACAGCCGTGCTCTGAAAAAACAGAACGGCGACGGCTGGGGTATCTCCTCTACTTATGACATCGGCGAAGGCGTAAGCTTCGGCGCAGCCTATGCGTCATCTAGCCGCACCAATGATCAGAAAGATTTGTCTACTGCTGATGGCAAGAAAGCTGACGCATGGACCGTGGGTGCGAAATACGACGCCAACAACGTCTACCTGGCGGCGATGTATGCAGAAACTCGCAACATGACCCCATACGGTGAGTCTGACTTCAGTATCGCTAACAAAACTCAGAACTTCGAAGTGACCGCTCAGTACCAGTTCGACTTCGGTCTGCGTCCAGAAGTATCTTACCTGCAGTCTAAAGGTAAGGACCTGGCTGGCCGCACCGCGAACAACGCTCGCTTCAACGGCGGCGACGCTGACCTGGTTAAATATGTTTCTGTTGGTACCACCTACTACTTCAACAAAAACATGTCCACCTACGTTGATTACAAAATCAACCTGCTGGATGACAACGAATTCACCAAAGCTAACGGCATCGCAACTGACGATATCGTAGGCGTTGGTCTGGTATACCAGTTCTAA
- the pepN gene encoding aminopeptidase N has translation MTQQPQAKYRHDYRAPDYTTTDIDLDFSLDAETTRVTAVSKIKRQGAAGAPLVLDGEDLTLVSIQVDGQPWSAYRQQDNQLIIEELPAQFTLTIVNDIHPAKNTALEGLYLSGDALCTQCEAEGFHHITYYQDRPDVLARFTTRIVADKARYPFLLSNGNRIGQGELADGRHWVQWQDPFPKPCYLFALVAGDFDVLRDSFTTRSGRKVALELFVDRGNLDRADWAMTSLKNSMKWDETRFGLEYDLDIYMIVAVDFFNMGAMENKGLNIFNSKYVLAKAETATDKDYLNIEAVIGHEYFHNWTGNRVTCRDWFQLSLKEGLTVFRDQEFSSDLGSRSVNRIDNVRVMRGAQFAEDASPMAHAIRPDKVIEMNNFYTLTVYEKGSEVIRMMHTLLGEENFQKGMQLYFERHDGSAATCDDFVQAMEDASNVDLSRFRRWYSQSGTPLLTVRDEYDAETQQYRLHVSQKTAPTADQPEKLPLHIPLDIELYDSEGNVIPLQKGGLPVNNVLNVTEAEQTFVFDGVAHKPVPSLLREFSAPVKLDYPYSDQQLTFLMQHARNEFARWDAAQSLLATYIKLNVARHQQKQPLSLPLHVADAFRAVLLDEKLDPALAAQILTLPSENEIAELFATIDPEAIAAVHEAIVRCLARELADEWLAVYHANKTDGYRVEHAEIAKRALRNVCLGYLAFGEDVALADQLVSEQYRQADNMTDSLAALSAAVAAQLPCRDALLAAFDERWHQDGLVMDKWFVLQGSSPAADVLSKVRALLHHRSFSLSNPNRTRSLIGCFASGNPAAFHAADGSGYQFLAEILSDLNQRNPQIAARLIEPLIRLKRYDAGRQALMRKALEQLKGLENLSGDLYEKISKALDA, from the coding sequence ATGACACAACAGCCACAGGCAAAATACCGCCACGATTATCGCGCGCCCGATTACACCACGACCGATATCGATTTGGACTTCAGTCTGGATGCGGAAACCACGCGCGTGACCGCCGTCAGTAAAATCAAACGTCAGGGGGCGGCCGGTGCACCGCTGGTGCTGGATGGCGAAGATTTGACGCTGGTGAGCATTCAGGTGGACGGCCAACCGTGGAGCGCCTACCGTCAGCAGGATAACCAGCTGATCATCGAAGAGTTGCCGGCACAATTCACTCTTACCATTGTCAACGATATTCACCCGGCGAAGAACACCGCGCTGGAAGGGCTGTACCTGTCCGGCGATGCGCTGTGCACGCAATGCGAAGCCGAAGGCTTCCACCACATTACCTATTACCAGGATCGCCCGGACGTGCTGGCGCGCTTTACCACCCGCATCGTGGCCGACAAGGCGCGCTATCCGTTCCTGCTGTCAAACGGCAACCGCATTGGCCAGGGCGAATTGGCCGATGGCCGCCACTGGGTGCAATGGCAGGATCCGTTCCCGAAACCTTGCTACCTGTTCGCGCTGGTGGCGGGGGACTTCGACGTGCTGCGCGACAGCTTCACCACCCGTTCCGGCCGTAAGGTCGCACTGGAGCTGTTCGTCGATCGCGGCAACCTGGATCGCGCCGACTGGGCGATGACTTCGCTGAAGAACTCGATGAAGTGGGACGAGACCCGCTTCGGCCTGGAATACGATCTCGACATTTATATGATTGTGGCGGTCGATTTCTTCAATATGGGCGCGATGGAGAACAAAGGGTTAAATATCTTTAACTCCAAATATGTGCTGGCGAAGGCGGAAACCGCCACCGACAAGGATTACCTGAACATCGAAGCGGTGATTGGCCACGAATACTTCCACAACTGGACCGGTAACCGCGTGACCTGCCGAGACTGGTTCCAGCTCAGCCTGAAAGAGGGGCTGACGGTGTTCCGCGATCAGGAATTCAGTTCCGATCTGGGATCGCGTTCAGTCAACCGCATCGACAATGTGCGCGTGATGCGCGGCGCGCAATTTGCCGAAGACGCCAGCCCGATGGCGCACGCTATCCGCCCGGACAAAGTCATCGAGATGAACAACTTCTACACCCTCACGGTGTATGAAAAGGGTTCCGAAGTGATCCGCATGATGCATACCCTGTTGGGGGAGGAGAACTTCCAGAAAGGGATGCAGCTCTATTTCGAACGCCACGACGGCAGCGCCGCTACCTGCGACGATTTCGTTCAGGCGATGGAAGACGCGTCCAACGTGGATCTGTCGCGCTTCCGCCGTTGGTATAGCCAGTCCGGCACGCCGCTGTTGACGGTGCGCGACGAGTACGACGCGGAAACCCAACAGTATCGCCTGCATGTCAGCCAGAAGACCGCGCCGACCGCCGATCAGCCGGAGAAGTTGCCGCTGCATATTCCGCTGGATATCGAACTGTACGACAGCGAAGGCAATGTCATTCCATTGCAAAAAGGCGGCCTGCCGGTCAACAACGTGCTGAACGTCACCGAAGCGGAGCAAACTTTCGTGTTCGACGGCGTGGCGCACAAGCCGGTGCCGTCGCTGCTGCGCGAATTCTCCGCGCCGGTGAAGCTGGACTATCCGTACAGCGATCAGCAACTGACCTTCCTGATGCAGCACGCACGCAATGAATTTGCGCGTTGGGATGCGGCACAGAGCCTGCTGGCGACCTATATCAAGCTGAACGTGGCGCGGCACCAGCAGAAGCAGCCGCTGTCGCTGCCGCTGCACGTGGCCGATGCGTTCCGCGCGGTGCTGCTGGACGAAAAACTGGATCCGGCGCTGGCGGCGCAGATCCTGACGCTGCCGTCGGAGAACGAAATCGCCGAGCTGTTCGCCACTATCGATCCGGAAGCGATCGCCGCGGTGCACGAAGCGATCGTACGCTGTCTGGCGCGGGAGTTGGCCGATGAGTGGCTGGCGGTGTATCACGCCAACAAGACCGACGGCTACCGCGTGGAGCATGCCGAGATCGCCAAGCGCGCCTTGCGTAATGTGTGCCTGGGCTATCTGGCGTTCGGCGAAGATGTGGCGCTGGCGGACCAACTGGTGAGCGAACAGTATCGCCAGGCGGACAACATGACCGACTCGCTGGCGGCGCTGTCTGCTGCGGTCGCGGCCCAGCTGCCGTGCCGCGATGCGCTGCTGGCGGCGTTCGACGAGCGCTGGCATCAGGATGGCCTGGTGATGGACAAGTGGTTCGTGCTGCAGGGCAGCAGCCCGGCGGCAGATGTGTTGAGCAAGGTGCGCGCACTGTTGCATCACCGTTCGTTCAGCCTGAGCAACCCGAACCGCACCCGTTCGCTGATCGGCTGCTTCGCTTCCGGCAACCCGGCGGCGTTCCATGCCGCGGACGGCAGCGGCTATCAGTTCCTGGCGGAGATCCTCAGCGATCTCAACCAGCGCAACCCGCAGATCGCCGCGCGCCTGATTGAACCGCTGATTCGCCTGAAGCGTTACGACGCGGGCCGTCAGGCGCTGATGCGCAAGGCGTTGGAACAGCTGAAAGGGTTGGAAAACCTGTCCGGCGATCTGTATGAGAAGATCAGCAAGGCGCTCGACGCCTGA
- a CDS encoding MBL fold metallo-hydrolase, producing MKYHLIPVTAFSQNCSLIWCENTQQAALVDPGGEAEKIKAEVAKQGVTITQIFLTHGHLDHVGAAAELADHYQVPIYGPDKEDAFWLDGLPAQSRMFGLEECAPLTPTRWLSEGDEMQVGEMTLKVLHCPGHTPGHIVFINEQARLALVGDVLFNGGVGRSDFPRGDHQALIASIRTKLLPLGDDMRFIPGHGPMSTFGHERQTNPFLREEPAVW from the coding sequence ATGAAATACCATCTTATTCCCGTTACCGCCTTTAGCCAGAACTGCAGCCTGATCTGGTGTGAAAACACGCAGCAGGCGGCGTTGGTTGATCCCGGCGGCGAAGCGGAAAAAATCAAAGCGGAAGTGGCGAAGCAGGGTGTGACAATCACGCAGATTTTTCTGACGCACGGCCATTTGGATCACGTCGGCGCGGCGGCGGAGCTGGCGGACCATTATCAGGTGCCGATTTACGGCCCGGATAAAGAGGACGCTTTTTGGCTGGATGGTTTGCCGGCGCAGAGCCGGATGTTCGGGCTGGAGGAGTGTGCGCCGCTGACCCCGACTCGTTGGCTGTCGGAAGGCGATGAGATGCAGGTGGGCGAAATGACGCTCAAGGTGCTGCACTGCCCCGGGCACACGCCAGGCCACATTGTCTTTATCAATGAGCAGGCGCGTTTGGCGCTGGTGGGCGACGTGCTGTTTAACGGCGGCGTGGGGCGCAGCGACTTCCCGCGCGGTGATCATCAGGCGTTGATCGCCTCGATTCGCACCAAGCTGCTGCCATTGGGCGACGATATGCGCTTTATTCCCGGCCACGGCCCGATGTCGACCTTTGGCCACGAGCGCCAGACCAACCCGTTCCTGCGCGAAGAGCCGGCGGTGTGGTAA
- the pncB gene encoding nicotinate phosphoribosyltransferase — MTQYASPILTSLLDTDAYKLHMQQAVFHRYPAISVAAEFRCRGDELLGEYADEIRAQVALMSRLALTDAEFAYLSGLPFFRQDYLNWLRTFRYDPQQVTIDNRDGKLHIRIAGPWREVIMWEVPLLAVISEVVHRRRSPLATPEQAVAHLQTKLAQFKTLAGDLDLSRFKLMDFGTRRRFSQGVQQAIVSTLQAEFPYLSGTSNYDLAHQLGLAPVGTQAHEWFQAHQQISPVLANSQRAALQAWLDEYPDQLGIALTDCITMDAFLRDFGPQFAERYQGLRHDSGDPVEWGEKAIAHYQKLGIDPLSKTLVFSDNLDLEKALALYRHFYQRINLGFGIGTRLTCDIPGVKPLNIVIKLVECKGKPVAKLSDSPGKTICQDQAFVRALRKAFDLPLVKKAS, encoded by the coding sequence ATGACTCAATACGCTTCCCCGATTTTGACATCACTGCTTGATACCGATGCTTATAAGCTTCATATGCAGCAAGCAGTGTTCCATCGCTATCCCGCGATCAGCGTGGCGGCGGAATTCCGCTGCCGCGGCGACGAACTGCTGGGCGAATATGCCGACGAGATCCGCGCGCAGGTGGCGCTGATGAGCCGGCTGGCGCTAACCGACGCCGAATTCGCTTATCTTTCGGGCCTGCCCTTCTTCCGTCAAGATTACCTGAACTGGCTGCGAACGTTCCGCTACGATCCGCAGCAGGTCACCATCGACAACCGCGACGGCAAGCTGCACATCCGCATCGCCGGCCCCTGGCGTGAAGTGATCATGTGGGAAGTGCCGTTGCTGGCGGTGATCAGCGAAGTGGTGCACCGCCGGCGCTCGCCGCTGGCGACGCCGGAACAGGCGGTGGCGCATCTGCAAACCAAGCTGGCGCAGTTCAAGACGTTGGCGGGCGATCTGGATCTTTCACGCTTCAAGTTGATGGACTTCGGCACCCGCCGCCGTTTCTCTCAGGGCGTGCAACAGGCCATCGTCAGCACATTGCAGGCCGAATTCCCGTACCTGTCGGGCACCAGCAATTACGATCTGGCGCACCAGCTGGGTCTGGCGCCGGTCGGCACGCAGGCGCATGAGTGGTTCCAGGCGCATCAGCAGATAAGCCCGGTGCTGGCCAACAGCCAGCGCGCCGCATTGCAGGCCTGGCTGGATGAATATCCGGACCAGCTTGGCATAGCGCTCACCGACTGCATCACCATGGATGCCTTCCTGCGCGACTTCGGCCCGCAGTTCGCCGAGCGTTATCAGGGGCTTCGCCACGATTCGGGCGATCCCGTCGAGTGGGGTGAAAAGGCCATTGCCCACTATCAGAAACTGGGCATCGACCCACTGAGCAAAACGCTGGTGTTCTCGGACAACCTGGATCTGGAAAAAGCGCTGGCGCTCTATCGCCATTTCTACCAGCGCATTAATCTCGGCTTCGGCATCGGCACGCGCCTGACCTGCGATATTCCCGGCGTTAAGCCGTTAAATATCGTGATCAAGCTGGTCGAGTGCAAAGGCAAGCCGGTGGCCAAGCTCTCCGACAGCCCCGGCAAGACCATCTGCCAGGACCAGGCGTTCGTCAGGGCTCTGCGCAAGGCCTTCGATCTGCCGCTGGTGAAGAAAGCCAGCTGA
- the ssuB gene encoding aliphatic sulfonates ABC transporter ATP-binding protein, with product MTLPARLAQGTPVTLESIGKRYGNRTVLDNIQLRISAGQFVAVVGRSGCGKSTLLRLLAGLEQASSGALLSGNAPLAAAKEDTRLMFQDARLLPWKTVIDNVGLGLRGQWRDAALQALDAVGLADRAHDWPAALSGGQKQRVALARALIHRPRLLLLDEPLGALDALTRIEMQGLIETLWQQHGFTVLLVTHDVSEAIALADRVILIEEGHIGLDLAIDLPRPRRKGSARLAELEAEVLERVLSPPAAADSTRRAVN from the coding sequence ATGACCCTTCCCGCTCGCCTTGCGCAAGGCACGCCGGTGACGCTGGAGTCCATCGGCAAACGTTACGGCAACCGCACGGTGCTGGACAATATTCAGCTGCGCATTTCCGCCGGACAGTTCGTGGCGGTGGTCGGCCGCAGCGGCTGCGGCAAGAGCACCCTGCTGCGCCTGTTGGCCGGCCTGGAACAGGCCAGCAGCGGCGCGCTGCTCAGCGGCAACGCGCCGCTTGCCGCCGCTAAAGAGGATACCCGGTTGATGTTTCAGGATGCGCGCCTGTTGCCGTGGAAAACGGTGATCGACAACGTAGGTCTGGGGCTGCGCGGCCAGTGGCGCGACGCGGCGCTGCAGGCGCTGGACGCGGTCGGTTTGGCGGATCGCGCCCACGATTGGCCGGCGGCGCTGTCCGGTGGACAAAAACAGCGGGTCGCCCTGGCGCGCGCGCTGATCCACCGTCCCCGCCTGCTGCTGCTGGACGAACCGCTCGGAGCGCTGGATGCCCTGACGCGCATCGAGATGCAAGGGCTGATAGAAACGCTGTGGCAACAACACGGTTTTACCGTACTGCTGGTCACACATGACGTCAGCGAAGCCATCGCGCTGGCGGATCGGGTGATCCTGATCGAAGAGGGGCATATCGGGCTGGATCTGGCCATCGATCTGCCGCGGCCGCGCCGCAAAGGCTCGGCCAGGCTGGCGGAACTGGAGGCCGAAGTGCTGGAACGGGTGTTATCGCCGCCGGCTGCAGCGGACAGTACCCGCCGGGCGGTGAACTGA
- the asnS gene encoding asparagine--tRNA ligase, producing MSVVPVVDVLQGRAAVDSEVTVRGWVRTRRDSKAGISFLAVYDGSCFDPLQAVVNNSLPNYQDEVLHLTTGCSVEVTGKVVASPGEGQSFELQATAINVVGWVDDPDTYPMAAKRHSIEYLREVAHLRPRTNLIGAVARVRHTLAQAIHRFFHENGYFWVSTPLITASDTEGAGEMFRVSTLDLENLPRTDKGAVDFSQDFFGKEAFLTVSGQLNGETYACALSKVYTFGPTFRAENSNTSRHLAEFWMIEPEVAFATLDDVAGLAESMLKYVFQAVLDERADDLKFFAERVDKDAIARLERFVSSDFAQVDYTDAIEILLASGQTFENPVSWGIDLSSEHERYLAEKHFQAPVVVKNYPKDIKAFYMRMNEDGKTVAAMDVLAPGIGEIIGGSQREERLDVLDQRLEEMGLNKEDYWWYRDLRRYGTVPHSGFGLGFERLIAYVTGVQNVRDVIPFPRTPRNASF from the coding sequence ATGAGCGTAGTGCCTGTAGTCGACGTACTGCAAGGTCGTGCTGCGGTTGACAGTGAAGTCACCGTACGCGGCTGGGTACGTACCCGGAGAGATTCAAAAGCTGGTATCTCCTTCCTGGCCGTCTATGACGGTTCCTGCTTTGATCCGTTACAGGCCGTCGTTAATAATTCTCTGCCGAATTATCAGGATGAAGTGCTGCATCTGACCACCGGTTGCTCGGTTGAAGTCACCGGCAAAGTCGTCGCTTCACCGGGCGAAGGCCAGAGCTTCGAACTGCAGGCTACCGCGATCAACGTGGTCGGCTGGGTCGACGATCCGGACACTTACCCGATGGCGGCCAAGCGCCACAGCATCGAATACCTGCGCGAAGTGGCTCACCTGCGCCCGCGCACCAACCTGATCGGCGCCGTGGCGCGCGTGCGTCATACGCTGGCGCAGGCGATTCACCGCTTCTTCCATGAAAATGGCTATTTCTGGGTGTCTACCCCGCTGATCACCGCCTCCGATACCGAAGGCGCTGGCGAGATGTTCCGCGTCTCCACGCTGGACCTGGAAAACCTGCCGCGCACCGACAAGGGCGCCGTCGATTTCAGCCAGGACTTCTTCGGTAAGGAAGCCTTCCTCACCGTTTCCGGCCAGCTGAACGGCGAAACCTACGCCTGCGCGCTGTCCAAGGTATACACCTTCGGCCCAACTTTCCGCGCTGAAAACTCCAACACCAGCCGCCACCTGGCGGAATTCTGGATGATCGAGCCGGAAGTGGCCTTCGCGACGCTGGACGACGTTGCCGGTCTGGCCGAAAGCATGTTGAAGTATGTGTTCCAGGCGGTGCTGGATGAACGTGCCGATGACCTGAAATTCTTCGCCGAGCGCGTGGATAAAGACGCTATCGCTCGTCTGGAGCGTTTCGTTTCTTCCGATTTCGCCCAGGTGGACTACACCGACGCCATCGAGATCCTGCTGGCCTCGGGCCAAACCTTCGAAAACCCGGTCTCCTGGGGTATCGATCTCTCTTCCGAACATGAGCGTTACCTGGCGGAGAAACACTTCCAGGCACCGGTGGTGGTGAAAAACTACCCGAAAGACATCAAAGCGTTCTATATGCGCATGAACGAAGACGGCAAAACCGTCGCGGCCATGGACGTGCTGGCGCCGGGCATCGGTGAAATCATCGGTGGTTCTCAGCGTGAAGAACGCCTCGACGTGCTCGATCAACGTCTGGAAGAGATGGGTCTGAATAAAGAAGACTACTGGTGGTATCGCGATCTGCGCCGTTACGGTACCGTGCCGCATTCCGGTTTCGGCCTGGGCTTTGAACGTTTAATCGCCTATGTCACCGGCGTGCAAAACGTGCGCGATGTGATCCCGTTCCCACGCACCCCACGTAACGCAAGCTTCTAA